One genomic window of [Clostridium] scindens ATCC 35704 includes the following:
- the metF gene encoding methylenetetrahydrofolate reductase [NAD(P)H] — translation MKTTELFQNKSVLSFEVFPPKRTNPVDTIYKTIDSLKDLNPDFISVTYGAGGSENCKATLEIASRIKNEYGIESVAHLPCISLTKSDVRRQLSDFKEAGIENILALRGDVPSCGYVPGDFRHASDLIAFIKEHGDFNVLGACYPEGHQESADIFDDIKNLKTKVDAGASHLITQLFFDNHYFYRFRERASLAGIQVPIEAGIMPVTNKKQIERMVSLCGVTLPHKFSAMMERYEHNPDAMRDAGIAYAIDQIVDLITHGVDGIHLYTMNNPYIAARIYEAIHQLLAA, via the coding sequence ATGAAGACAACCGAACTTTTCCAGAATAAATCTGTCCTCTCCTTTGAAGTATTTCCCCCAAAGCGGACGAATCCTGTTGATACGATCTACAAGACTATAGACAGCCTGAAAGACTTAAATCCTGATTTTATCAGCGTCACCTACGGCGCTGGCGGCAGTGAGAACTGCAAGGCGACCTTGGAGATTGCCTCCCGGATCAAAAATGAATACGGCATAGAAAGCGTGGCTCATCTGCCCTGCATCAGCCTGACAAAATCCGATGTACGCCGCCAGCTGTCCGATTTCAAGGAGGCAGGCATCGAGAACATCCTGGCTCTGCGGGGCGATGTGCCTTCATGCGGCTATGTGCCTGGAGACTTCCGTCATGCCAGCGATCTGATCGCCTTTATCAAAGAGCATGGAGACTTCAATGTCCTGGGTGCCTGCTATCCGGAAGGCCACCAGGAATCTGCGGATATCTTCGACGATATCAAGAATCTGAAGACGAAAGTCGATGCAGGCGCAAGCCATCTGATCACTCAGCTGTTCTTTGACAACCATTATTTTTACCGCTTCCGTGAGCGGGCTTCCCTGGCAGGCATCCAGGTTCCCATCGAAGCAGGGATCATGCCGGTGACCAATAAAAAGCAGATTGAACGGATGGTCTCTTTGTGCGGCGTCACCCTTCCCCACAAGTTCTCAGCCATGATGGAACGCTACGAGCATAATCCGGATGCCATGCGCGACGCAGGCATCGCTTACGCGATAGACCAGATCGTGGATCTGATCACTCATGGGGTTGACGGCATCCACCTCTATACCATGAATAACCCGTACATAGCCGCCAGAATCTATGAAGCCATCCACCAATTGCTGGCTGCATAG
- a CDS encoding LysR family transcriptional regulator, whose translation MTIQQLRYVIKIVECGSITEAARQLFISQPSLSAAVKELETELGIEIFHRTTRGITLSADGTEFLSYARQILEQTQLLEQRYLNKKPSKQLCSVSTQHYAFAVNAFVNLISGIDANEYEFTLRETRTYEIIEDVANFRSEIGIIYFSGFNERVMQKLLKENHLIFHPLFEASPHVFISSSHPLAGEESVTLEDLDDYPFLAFEQGTYNSFYFSEEILSTAPHKKTIHVSDRATLFNLLIGLNGYTICSGVLNSNLNGDNIVSVKLETNEWMRVGFICGNKVHLSSMARGYIAELKKLIAENGFTLLS comes from the coding sequence ATGACAATACAGCAGTTAAGATATGTGATAAAAATCGTAGAGTGCGGCTCGATCACGGAAGCGGCGCGGCAGCTCTTTATATCCCAGCCCAGCCTTTCGGCGGCAGTGAAGGAATTGGAGACGGAACTAGGGATTGAGATCTTCCACCGGACAACCCGGGGAATCACGCTGTCTGCCGACGGTACGGAATTCCTGTCCTATGCCCGGCAGATCCTGGAGCAGACCCAGCTGCTGGAACAGCGGTATCTGAATAAGAAGCCCTCCAAGCAGCTGTGCTCGGTATCCACCCAGCACTACGCCTTTGCGGTCAATGCTTTCGTCAACCTGATATCCGGCATTGATGCCAACGAGTATGAGTTTACGCTGCGGGAGACCAGGACCTATGAGATCATAGAGGACGTGGCGAACTTCAGAAGCGAGATTGGAATCATCTATTTCAGCGGCTTTAATGAACGAGTCATGCAGAAACTCTTGAAAGAGAACCATCTGATATTCCATCCGCTCTTCGAAGCCAGTCCCCATGTATTCATCAGTTCTTCCCATCCTCTTGCAGGGGAGGAATCCGTCACTCTGGAGGATCTGGATGATTACCCCTTCCTGGCATTTGAGCAGGGCACCTATAATTCCTTCTATTTTTCCGAAGAGATTCTCAGTACAGCGCCCCACAAGAAGACGATTCATGTCAGCGACAGGGCTACCTTGTTCAATCTGCTGATCGGCCTCAATGGATATACCATCTGTTCAGGGGTGCTTAACAGCAACCTGAACGGCGACAATATCGTTTCCGTGAAACTGGAAACGAACGAGTGGATGCGGGTTGGCTTTATCTGCGGCAATAAGGTCCACTTAAGTTCCATGGCCCGGGGCTATATTGCGGAACTAAAGAAACTGATTGCGGAAAATGGATTCACTCTTCTGTCATAA
- a CDS encoding DUF512 domain-containing protein, which translates to MEIESGDVLLAINDTSIQDVFDYRYLIKNEYIEVLIRKPDGEEWLLEIDKDYDEDLGLEFDNGLMSEYRTCSNKCIFCFIDQMPPGMRETLYFKDDDSRLSFLQGNYITLTNMKMEDIQRIVKMHLAPINISIQSTNPELRCKMLHNRFAGEKLQFLDVLYENHIEMNGQVVACKNVNDGPELERTIDDLSRYLPFMRSVSVVPAGITKYRDGLFPLELYDKEEAGAVIDMIESRQQRYYEEYGLHFIHASDEWYITAQREFPEEERYDGYIQLENGVGMMRMFINEFQEELKEVLAGEAYTMLKEGLERTITIATGKLAFPTVRDFARQLMEAFPGLTIHVYAIRNHFFGETITVSGLITGQDLVTQLKEQKEHGEDLGDTLLIPSNMLRSGEQVFLDDLTVEDVEAALEMKLTAVEPGGREFIDAILYPDYEMDRNNENFVYIQAYDKAGQ; encoded by the coding sequence ATGGAGATTGAGTCCGGGGATGTGCTTCTTGCGATTAACGATACTTCGATACAGGACGTATTTGACTATAGATATCTGATCAAAAATGAATACATCGAGGTGCTGATCCGAAAGCCGGACGGGGAGGAATGGCTGCTGGAGATTGACAAGGACTATGACGAGGATCTTGGATTGGAATTCGACAATGGTCTGATGAGCGAATACCGCACCTGCAGCAACAAGTGCATCTTCTGCTTTATCGACCAGATGCCGCCAGGCATGCGAGAGACCTTGTATTTTAAGGACGATGATTCCAGGCTTTCATTCCTCCAGGGGAATTATATCACGCTTACGAATATGAAGATGGAGGATATCCAGCGTATTGTCAAGATGCATCTGGCGCCGATCAACATATCCATCCAGTCCACCAATCCAGAACTTCGCTGTAAGATGCTGCACAACCGTTTTGCCGGGGAGAAGCTTCAGTTTCTGGATGTCTTATATGAGAATCATATCGAGATGAATGGACAGGTGGTAGCGTGCAAGAACGTAAATGACGGGCCGGAGCTAGAGCGGACGATTGACGATCTGTCCCGGTATCTTCCCTTTATGAGGAGCGTATCCGTAGTTCCGGCGGGAATCACCAAGTATAGGGACGGGCTTTTCCCTCTGGAACTGTACGACAAAGAGGAGGCGGGCGCGGTCATAGACATGATCGAGAGCCGGCAGCAGAGATATTATGAGGAATACGGCCTTCATTTCATCCATGCCAGCGATGAGTGGTATATCACAGCACAGAGAGAGTTCCCCGAAGAAGAGCGGTACGACGGATATATCCAATTGGAAAACGGGGTGGGCATGATGCGCATGTTCATCAATGAATTCCAGGAAGAATTGAAAGAAGTCCTTGCCGGAGAGGCATATACGATGTTAAAGGAAGGCCTAGAGCGGACGATCACGATAGCCACAGGAAAACTGGCATTTCCGACGGTCAGGGATTTCGCCCGGCAGCTGATGGAAGCGTTCCCGGGACTTACGATTCATGTATATGCCATTCGGAATCATTTCTTCGGAGAGACGATTACCGTCTCCGGATTGATCACCGGACAAGACTTGGTGACGCAGTTAAAGGAGCAGAAAGAGCATGGCGAGGATTTGGGAGATACGCTGCTGATACCATCCAATATGCTAAGAAGCGGCGAGCAGGTATTCCTGGATGACCTGACGGTGGAAGACGTAGAAGCGGCACTTGAGATGAAACTGACGGCGGTGGAGCCGGGAGGCAGGGAATTCATTGATGCCATTCTCTATCCAGATTATGAGATGGATAGGAACAATGAAAACTTTGTCTATATCCAGGCATATGATAAAGCTGGACAATAA